A region of the Centropristis striata isolate RG_2023a ecotype Rhode Island chromosome 20, C.striata_1.0, whole genome shotgun sequence genome:
atagaaGAAACAACTTGTTATTACAGTAAGATCATAATGTGTAGATAGCAGGGGTGCTGTGATGTACTGGTATTGAGGATAACCATTATGTTTATAAAATTAAGTATTGGTATTCATAATATACatattacaatatcaattaaataATTCAACAAATCACAAAATGCTTGCTTGGTTACAGACTCTCTGTACCTCTACACTATTTTGAGTGTAATTCATctaccaaaaaggcacaataaACATAGTTAAAgatgaatttgatgcatttttgttttctttctaaaGATATTGCTTTAACATCCCAATTTTGAACTCTTTTGGCCATGATAATTGTGTAGTGCAATGCCCTGGTAGAAAGTGAGCAATTTTGCTCCTGGATTTGAATAAGACAAAAAGTACCAGtaattattatcaaaataaGTACTTTCACAATGTCTGCTGTAGTTGGACACaggattattacattacattacattacattacatgtcatttagcagattatCAAGTTGCAATGCTGGAGTGTTACAATGTTTTCTGTATGTTATGTGAAGTCCCTTACAGCTTCTCTGTAATTTTGTCCGTAAGGTGTATTTTACCTCCTCATATATGTGTGGCTGACCATACAGCAGCTGGTAAGGGGATTCCTCATGAGTGCAGCGAGTCATGGTGCTCTCCTGGAAAAATAGTGAGTCCAGATGACAGACGGTTCCAGGACCCTGTGTGAAGTAATCCACCAGCTGAGCCTTATGGATTGCCACTTCTTCTGGGGTGAGCATCTGTGGATGAAAGTACACTATAGCCATGGTGCGGCCCTCTGCGTTGGTCCTCACTGTGACCTCTCTCCAGTGACCCCCGGTGTGGAACAGCAGGCAGGGTTCAAGGGAAGAGAGGCGGATGAAGTCCTGATAACATCTGGCTACCAGTTTATGCTGCTCCGGCGTGTTGAGCAGGTGGTCTGGGTTGATACAGACAATATTTCTCTCCCTGCCTGTGCCCACGTAATAACCAACTGTTTTGGGATTTCCATTCACTCCTATGTTTACAGAAAACGTTGACTTGTTGCGGTAACCATCCCTAACAGGCGACGGCTTAACAGGCAAGACAGGGAAGCTGGGTCTACTCTCGGCAGGTGATGAGGACTGTGATTTTAAGTCACCGGAAAGATACCTGGACAGCTGAGACAGTATACTTTCCTGATGTTTTTGCTTGAGCTCAAGTTGCTCTTCATAACTTAGCCTCCACAGAGGGGTTATCGCATCAGCCAGCCTTTCCTCCCAGGACAGATGATCAGACCCGGGAGGTTTCTTGTGACTTTTTATCCACTGTTTCTTTGAAGGTGGTTTCCTCTGGTCAGCTAGAATCGTGTCATTAGTTGAAAATTGCCTCAAAGTATACAGAATCTTGCGTTTGACAAACAAGACTGACCTGCTGCGCGCAGCTGCCAAAGCCATTTGGACCTTTAAAGATGTAGCTATTGTGGCTAAATGTGTCAGCTAGTGGCACTTAGACGACCAATGCAGCTAAATATATCAATAAGCACCGCTGACCTTAAATATTAGAGTTTAAACCCGTTTTTTCTGTGGATGTTAATGAAGCGCATGCTGTCGGTAGTATTCAACTTTTATGACGTATAATTTACGAGCCAACTAGCTTTATACGTCATCTTCATGCGTCCCATGGCAAGTAAACATTTCCGCTGTGTCGCGATGGACTCAAACAAGGACGAAGCGGAGCGGTGCATAAAAATAGCCATAAATGCGGTCAGCAACAACCAGCCAGACAAAGCCAGGAAGTTTCTGGAGAAGGCACAGCGCCTTTTTCCGACAGATCAAGCAAAAAGTACGTCGAATAAACGCCTGTTTCGGCAGGGATTTTATGTGGCACGGTGGGCCGTCGCTGTGAAACCAGATCAGCTAGCGTTAGCACAACCGTCTTAACGTTACACCAGCTGCTCCTACCCGACACtggtatttgtagttttttcagcCTCCCACCCGCGATTTCTGCTACATAGTtggttatttactgttttttaaattggggCTTGGttatttgcagtttgcattttcATCTTTGACGTCCTTAGCCGCTACGGTGCTAACCATTAGCTCAATATGCTAGTgaattttatgtgtttatgaacaagaCTCAGGTGTCATCTTTTAAATAATATGGCTCCACTTTCTTCACAGACATATTGGACTCGTTAGCTCAGAATGGAAAGCCTCCAGATGAGAACGGCAGTCCTGTGAACGGAGACGGACCCGCTATGAGGCACCGTGGCCACGGAGAGGAGCCTAATGTGTCCGCAAAGGGGGCCACAGACTCGGCCAAACCATACACCGCAGACCAGCTGGATGCTGTCAGAAAGTCAGTGAACATGTCCACCTTCTCTGTTTATTTCACCTATCACGTTGCTTCGCAGTACTTCGCAGTCGGGCTATAAAAAGCAGATACACTACATGTTGTGCTCAGatatcagtcaataatgtgaaattttggttaaatacaaaaaatatatattgtttctGAGTAGGTGAGACGGTGACCAAATGTCGTTACTGTTCGGTGTGATTAACAAGCAGTTTGAAGTCACTCAGCTGGAGCAGTCAAGAGATTAATTTTAAGACAAAATGTATTCAGattactgtttttctttttgctagTCAGCCATTCAGTTAGCCAGCCAGTTGTTTTATGGTTATACAGAGCAATGTAATAATCGTAGCATATAATAATCCAaatttttatttgtacattactttaaaaaaaacatgaacaaagtTCTTCACAAggcagcaaaataaaacaaacaagtcGCAAAATAATCAGGTTTTAAAAGAAAGCCGATAAAAACAATTTGGTGTATAAAACCAATTCAATGTTGGAAGAGGTAGACGTAACAAAACAAGAACAGCTTTGAAGGAAACTAAAGACTGTGTAAAGGAAATGTATTCTTAGGTCAAATCAGTAAAGGCTGTTTTTAAAATGGGAAGGAAATAACTGACAGAGGCGACCTGATTTCCTCAGCATGATCATTCCAGAGCCTCAGGGGCCTGCCTGGAAACACTCTCGCCCCTTTAGTTTTCAGTCAGGACTCCAGAACAGACAAAATACTTCTGCCTGAGGATGATGCATACAGACTCGTACAGTTGTAAAGCAGGGAGATAGGGAGATAAGCTGTGTAAAGAGCCAGTGTAGAGAAGCTGAAACAGTAGCAATGTGACCACGCCTCTTGGTTCTGGTTAAAAGCCTGTCAGCTCAGTTCTATACAGTCTTGAGTCAATCAATAGATATAGGGTTCAGGAAAGTAAAGAGGCTGTTGCATTAATCCAGGCATGGTGAGatgaaagcatgtaaaatggttTCTGTGTATTCTAAAATTAAAATAGATCAAGTATGATTTGCTCATACAatgaaaagtgtttgtttttgtgatcaCTGTTAGCTTAACAAGGTATTTCATGTCACATTAAGATCCCAAGGTTTGTACCTCTATGTTGAGTTTCCATTTTTTCCCTTGCAATCTGTTAATTATCTCTGGTgggtgtttttctctcttttttttactgcaggaTTAAAAGCTGTAAAGATTATTACCAAATTCTGGGGGTTGAAAAGACGGCCTCAGAGGAGGAT
Encoded here:
- the trmt2b gene encoding tRNA (uracil-5-)-methyltransferase homolog B, with amino-acid sequence MALAAARSRSVLFVKRKILYTLRQFSTNDTILADQRKPPSKKQWIKSHKKPPGSDHLSWEERLADAITPLWRLSYEEQLELKQKHQESILSQLSRYLSGDLKSQSSSPAESRPSFPVLPVKPSPVRDGYRNKSTFSVNIGVNGNPKTVGYYVGTGRERNIVCINPDHLLNTPEQHKLVARCYQDFIRLSSLEPCLLFHTGGHWREVTVRTNAEGRTMAIVYFHPQMLTPEEVAIHKAQLVDYFTQGPGTVCHLDSLFFQESTMTRCTHEESPYQLLYGQPHIYEEVLGFKFRISADAFFQVNQAAAEVLYSTVRELCVPNPEEGGERTKVSGTLLDVCCGTGTIGITISPRVNRVVGIELIEQAVEDARHNAALNNVHNCEFIAGKAEVALPALLSQLSSEGGGLVTAVVNPARAGLHHRVVQALRNQPTIRRLVYVSCKPDGEAMRNFKELCCAPDPQKKLRGEAFSPSLAVPVDMFPHTRHCEVVLLFER